The Thermus filiformis genome contains a region encoding:
- the rpsI gene encoding 30S ribosomal protein S9, with protein sequence MEQYYGTGRRKTSVARVFLRPGSGKVTVNGQDFNEYFQGLVRAVAALEPLRAVDALGRFDAYITVRGGGKTGQIDAIKLGVARALLQYNADLRTKLKPLGFLTRDAREVERKKYGKHKARRAPQYSKR encoded by the coding sequence ATGGAGCAGTACTACGGAACGGGACGCCGCAAGACCAGCGTGGCCCGGGTCTTCCTGAGGCCCGGAAGCGGCAAGGTGACCGTCAACGGCCAGGACTTCAACGAGTACTTCCAGGGCCTGGTGCGGGCCGTGGCGGCCCTCGAGCCCCTGCGGGCGGTGGACGCCCTGGGCCGGTTTGACGCCTACATCACCGTCCGGGGCGGGGGGAAGACGGGCCAGATCGACGCCATCAAGCTGGGCGTGGCGCGGGCCCTCCTCCAGTACAACGCCGACCTGCGGACCAAGCTCAAGCCCCTGGGCTTCCTCACCCGGGACGCCCGCGAGGTGGAGCGGAAGAAGTACGGCAAGCACAAGGCCCGCCGGGCGCCCCAGTACTCCAAGCGTTAA
- the rplM gene encoding 50S ribosomal protein L13, translating into MRTYFPKPEEIKEPRWVLIDAEGKTLGRLATQIATLLRGKHRPDWTPNAAMGDFVVVVNADKIRLTGKKLQDKVYTRYSGYPGGLKRITAETMLKTHPERVLEHAVKGMLPKGPLGRRLFRRLKVYAGPTHPHQAQKPVKLEVK; encoded by the coding sequence GTGAGGACGTACTTTCCAAAACCAGAGGAGATCAAGGAGCCCCGCTGGGTTCTCATAGACGCGGAGGGGAAGACCCTGGGTCGGCTCGCCACCCAGATCGCCACCCTCCTCCGGGGCAAGCACCGCCCCGACTGGACGCCCAACGCGGCCATGGGGGACTTCGTGGTGGTGGTGAACGCGGACAAGATCCGCCTCACCGGCAAGAAGCTTCAGGACAAGGTCTACACCCGCTACAGCGGCTACCCGGGCGGGCTGAAGCGGATCACCGCCGAGACGATGCTCAAGACCCACCCGGAGCGGGTCCTGGAGCACGCGGTGAAGGGGATGCTGCCCAAGGGCCCCTTGGGCCGGAGGCTCTTCCGCCGGCTCAAGGTCTACGCCGGCCCCACCCACCCCCATCAGGCCCAGAAACCGGTGAAGCTGGAGGTTAAGTGA